GTGCGCTTGACCGCACGCACGCTCGCCGCCGTCGCGCCGGGTTCATCCGTCGAGGTCCGCGTCCCACCGTTTGTTGCAGTGCAATGTATTTCGGGACCCGCGCACCGGCGTGGCAATCCGCCGAACGTGGTGGAGACCGACCCACGCACCTGGTTGCTGCTCGCGACCGGCCTGCTCGATGTGGCCGGTGCCGCGGCGGGCGGTGCGCTGCAGCTGTCTGGTTCGCGCGCCGACGAGGTGGCCGCGTGGCTGCCGCTGGTCCGCCTCGACCGTTAACTTCGCCACACCTGCGTCGACACAGTGAAGGAGGGCACTGGTCCGCACCGCGCCCGTGACCTGGAGAATCGCCGACGATGCGCTTGTGAGCAGGGAATTGAAGGCCCTGTCGCGGGTGTTGATTTCGTCGCAAGACACCCGCGATCTATTCCGTGTTTGACCAGTGATGACCGTAGACTGAGCAGGTCTACCCACCCCGCCCTGGGAGCAGCCATATCGTGACCGGCCCGCAGCCCGATCCAGAACCCCGCGAAGAGTGTGGCGTATTCGGCGTCTGGGCGCCGGGCGAAGAAGTCGCCAAGCTCACGTACTACGGTCTCTACGCGCTACAGCACCGCGGCCAGGAGGCGGCCGGCATGGCCGTCGCCGATGGTTCGCAGGTGCTGGTCTTCAAAGATCTCGGCCTGGTGAGCCAGGTCTTCGACGAGCAGACCCTGGCGGCCATGGAAGGCCACGTCGCCATCGGGCATTGCCGCTACTCGACCAGCGGATCCACCACCTGGGAGAACGCCCAGCCGGTGTTCCGCAACACGGCGGCAGGCACCGGGGTTGCGCTGGGCCACAACGGCAACCTGGTCAACGCCGCCGATCTAGCCACGCGTGCGCGTGAGGCGGGGCTGCTGGAAACCCGTGGCGGACCCACGGCCACCACCGACTCCGACATCCTGGGCGCGCTGCTCGCCCACGGTGCCGCCGACTCGACGCTGGAGCAGGCCGCACTCGAACTGCTGCCGACCGTGCGAGGCGCGTTCTGTCTGACCTTCATGGACGAGACGACCCTCTATGCGGCCCGCGACCCCTATGGCGTGCGGCCGCTTTCGTTGGGGCGGCTGGACCGCGGCTGGGTTGTCGCGTCGGAGACCGCCGCGCTCGACATCGTCGGCGCCTCGTTCGTGCGCGACATCGAACCCGGTGAGCTCCTGGCCATCGACGCCGACGGTGTGCGCTCGACCCGCTTCGCGAACCCCGAGCCCAAGGGCTGCGTCTTCGAGTACGTGTATCTGGCCCGGCCGGACAGCACCCTCGCGGGCCGTTCCGTGCACGCCGCCCGCGTGGACATCGGCCGCCGGCTGGCCCGAGAGAAGCCCGTCGAGGCCGACCTGGTGATCGGCGTGCCGGAGTCGGGCACACCTGCCGCCGTCGGATACGCGCAGGAGTCGGGTATCCCGTACGGGCAGGGTCTGATGAAGAACGCCTATGTGGGGCGCACGTTCATCCAGCCGTCGCAGACCATCCGCCAGCTCGGTATCCGGCTGAAGCTCAACCCGCTCAAGGAAGTGATCCGCGGTAAGCGATTGATCGTCGTGGACGACTCCATCGTGCGCGGCAACACGCAGCGGGCACTGGTGCGGATGCTGCGGGAGGCCGGCGCCGTCGAGGTGCACGTGCGCATCGCGTCGCCACCGGTGAAGTGGCCGTGCTTCTACGGCATCGACTTCGCCACGCCCGCCGAGTTGATCGCCAACGCCGCCAGCACCGAGGACGATCCGAGCGAGATGCTCGAGGGCGTGCGGCACGCCATCGGTGCCGACACGTTGGGCTACATCTCGCAGCGGGGCATGATCGCGGCCACGGAGCAGCCCGCGTCGCGGCTGTGCTCGGCGTGCTTCGACGGCAAGTATCCGATCGAGCTGCCGGGCGAAACGGCGTTGGGCAAGAACGTGATCGAGCACATGCTGGCGACCGCGGCTCGCACCGGGGTGCCGATTCAGGCCGAGAACGACAACGTCTCGGCCCTGCGCAGGCCCTAGGGCACGTTCAGCACCAGCTTTCCGATCACCTCGCGGTTGGCCAACCGTTGCAGCGCCTTCGGTAACTCCTCGAACGCCACCCGCTCGGTGACCGCGCAGCGCAGCCGTCCCGCGGTCACGAGTTCGGACAGCTTGGCGTGTACCGCCTCGAGTTCGTCGCGGATGTAGCCGCCTGCGAACACGCCGACCACCGAGGTGCCGGTCATGACAAGCAGTTGGGTGTCGATGGCCGGCCAGCGGCCGCTGGCGAATCCGACGGCGAGCAGTCGCCCACCCCGTGTCAGCGCACCGTGTGCCTGCTCGGCGGTCTCGCCGCCGACGGGGTCGTAGATCAGGTCGACGCCGCGCCCGCCGGTGGCGGCACGCAATTCTTCCGCCAGCCCGCCGCCGCGGTTCACGATGACCGCCTCGGCTCCCAGGTCGCGGCAGAACTGCGCCTTCTGTTCGTCGCCGACGACGGCGAGCACCTTGGCCCCCAGCGCGTTGCCGAGCTGAACGGCCGCGATGCCGCTACCGCCTGCCGCGCCGAGCACGGCCAACCAGTCGCCGGCGGCGATCCCGCCCCGATCCACGAGAGTCAGCCAGCCGGTCATATGCGGAATCCAGAAGCCCGCGGCGGCGGCGTCGTCGAGTGCGTTGGGCACCGGGAAGGCCTGTTCGGCGGCCACGACCGTGTATTCGGCGAATGATCCGTGGCCCTCGATGAACCCGCTTGTCGACATCACTCGGGTGCCGATCGGGGTGTCGACTCCGTCGCCGACGGCCGTCACGACACCGGCGAGCTCCTGTCCGGGCGTGAACGGCAGCGGGGGAGTCAGCGGATACGTGGCGCGTGCCATCAGGACGTCGGGCAGTCCGATACCCGCGGCGGCGACCCGCACCTGCAACTGCCCGGGCCCGGGCGGCGGGATCGGTACGTCCGCGAGCTTGAGGACGTCGATGGGCTCGCCCTTGCCGTGCACCTGCCAGGCGCGCATCGGATACCTCCAGACTGTGCGCCGGGTGCCCCTCGACAGTCGGCGAACGTTGTGATTACAGTGTAATTCACACGATACCCCGGGACGGTGACCGCGTGGCATGGGATTTCGAAACAGATCCTGAGTTCGAGCAGCAGTTGGCGTGGATGCGCGAGTTCATCGACACGCAGATCGTGCCGCTCGAGCCCATCCTCGACGAGAAGATGGGAGGCGACGAATGGGTCGCGATCAAACGGCACCTGCAGGATCAGGTGAAGGCGCGCGGTCTGTGGGCGGCGTTCCTCGACCCGGAACTCGGCGGGACCGGCTTCGGTCAGCTCAAGCTTGCCCTGATGTCGGAGATCATCGGCCGCAGCATGGTCTCGATGGTGGTCTTCGGGGTGCAGGCGCCCGACAGCGGGAACATGGAGCTGCTGGCGCACGGCGCCACCGAGGAGCAGAAGCAACGCTGGCTGTGGCCCAACCTACGCGGCGACATCACCAGTGCGTTCGCGCTCACCGAGCCGTTCCTCGCAGGCGCCGACCCGACGGTGATCGGAACCACCGCCACCCTTGACGATGACCACTGGATCATCAACGGCCACAAGTGGTTTACCACGAACGCATCCACCGCCGACATCATCCTCGTGGTCGCCGAGACCAACCCGGAAGGCCGACCGCACCGGCACGCGTCGATCTTCGTGGTACCCGCAGGCACGCCGGGTATGACGATCGTGCGCGACATTCCGACGATGGCCCATCCCGACACCGAATACGGGAGGGTCGGCAACCACGCGGAGGTCGTATTCACCGACTGCCGCGTCCCCGCGGACCACCTCATCGGCGCGCCGGGCGAGGGATTCCAGCTCGCGCAGCAGCGGCTCGGCGGAGGACGCATCCACCACTCGATGCGCTGGCTCGGACAGGCCCAGCGCTCGCTCGACATCATGTGCGAGCGAGCCGTCTCCCGGTCGTCGCACGGCAGACGCCTGGGTGATCACCAGATGATCCAGGACTACATTGCGTTGTCGCACATGGAGATCCAGGCAGCGCGTCTGCTCACGTTCCAGACCGCGTGGAAGATGGACAAGTACGGCGCGGCGGCCGTCCGTGCCGAGCTCGGGATGATCAAGGCGCACGTGTCCAAGGTCGTGCTCGGTGTACTCGACCGGACCATTCAGGTATGCGGAGCACTCGGCTACTCCGCCGACCTGCCGGTCGAATCCTGGTATCGCACCACCAGGTTCGGCCCGATCGGCGACGGCCCGGACGAACTGCACAAGTCGGTGCTGGCGCGCACAATCCTGCGGAACTACGAACCGGTGCAGGGCTGGCCGACTGAACACATCCCCAGCCGCCGCCCCGCGGCAGAAAAGAAGTGGGCGTCGTTGTGCACGGCGGCCGGGCTCGCATGAGCGAGCGTGCGGCCCTTGCAAATTACCTCGACGAGGCACTCGGTGATCGTGCGCCGCTGACCGTCACGCCGATGCCCGGCGGCGGATCGTGCGAGATCTTCGCCGTCGACCGCGGTGCCGACCGCTGGGTGCTACGTAGGGCGCCGCGCCATGCCAGTTCCTCGACCGCACACGACGTGTTGCGCGAGTTCCGCATCCTCGACGCCATCAAGGACGACTCGGTGCGAATCGCGCGGCCCGTGCTGAGCTGTGACGATCCGACGGTGTTCGGCTCGCCGTTCTACGTGATGGCTCGCGTCGACGGCGTCCCGGTGCGCAAGGTCATCCCGTCGGCGTGGGCAGGCGCACCGGACGCTCACGGCCAGGCCCTCGAGCAGCTGATCGACGCATTGGTGGAAATCCATTCGGTCGACTGGAAGCGTTGTGGTCTACGCGATTTTGCGCATCCGGGCGCGTACTTGGCGCGGCAGGTTGCACGGTGGCTTGCCCAGTTGGACTCCTACGGGGGTCGGGAACTTCCTGCGGCACGGCGTATAGGCGAATGGCTGGATTCCCGGCGTCCGCCGGACCAACCGGCGGTGCTTGCACACGGGGATTACAAGCTGGACAACGTGCTGTTCGCACCCGATGCACCGCCGCGGGTGCTTGCCGTCGTCGATTGGGAGATGGCCTCGATCGGTGATCCGCTGGTGGACCTTGCGTGGGCGATGATCTTTCACCCCGGTCCGGGCGGGACCATGCCGCTCGGCATGGCAGGCGAGCCGCACTTCGCGCAAGAGCATCTGCCCGACGAGCGCACGCTTGTCGCGCGGTATGCCGAGCGATCGGGCCGCGATGTGTCCGAATACGGTTGGTACGAGGTGTTTTCGCGTTGGAAGCTGGCGATCGTCCTCGAGGGCAGCTACGCCAAGTTCATGCGGGGCGAGTCGGACAAGTCGGTGCACAAGATGTTCGGCGCCCAGGCTGACCTGCTGCTGGAGGGTGCTGCTGCCCTGATCGACCGAGAGGACACGTGACATGACACGTGGCAGGACACGAGGTAATGCAGCGCCCGTGCTGTCGTTGGCGGGGCGCAGCGCGCTGGTGACAGGAGGCGGCACCGGAATCGGCAAGGCGTGCGCGACGGCGTTGGCCGAGGCCGGTGCGGCTGTGGTGATCTGCGGACCCGACCTTGCCGTCCTCGACGCGGCGGCGGAGCAGATGCCAGGCGACGTGCGCAGCGTCGTCGCCGACGTCACCGACGAGGCGCAGGTGCAGGCGGCGGTCGAGGCGGCGTGCGTCGACGGTGCGCTGGACATCGCGGTCGCCAACGCCGGTGTCCCGATGCCGGGTTCGGTCTTGCACATCACCGACGAGCACTGGATGGGTCCCGTCGGTGTGAACGTTCTCGGTACCGCGCACACCATCAAGCACGCCGCGCGAAGGATGGTGGATAGGGGCGGCTCCATCGTCGCGATCTCGTCGATCGCCAGTCTGCGGCCCGCGTCGTTCATGGCGACCTACAACGTCACCAAGGCCGCCGTCGACGAGTTGGTGCGCACTTGCGCGGCCGAACTCGGCCGGTTCGGGATCCGCGTCAACGGGGTACGCCCGGGCTGGGTGGCCACCGAAACCGTCGCCACGACAACCACTTCGGAGAACATGGCGATCGTCCGTGAGGGAACGCCGCTGGCGGGGCTGAGCGATCACGACGGGCTCGGGCGGCCGGAGGACGTCGCCCGCGCGGTCGTGTACTTCGCGTCCGACTACTCCGGATGGATCACCGGCCAGCTGCTCGGCGTGTGCGGCGGATCGTCGCTGCCGCCGCCCTCGGGCGACTTCTCCTACGTCGCGAGGATGCTGTTCCCCGACGACATGGCACGCGATTTCGGCGAGGTGAGCTGATGCCGAAGGCCAACGACTTCGAGCTGGAGGCCGACGAGATCATCGCGGCCGCGGTGGAGATCTTCCTCGAACAGGGACTCGATGCGGTGAGCATGCGCAGCGTGGCGGCGCGTCTCGGGGTGTCGCCTGCGCCGCTGTACAGCCGCGTCGGCAACAAGGACGCGCTGGTCGATGCGATCGCAGACCATCTGCTGTCGGAGCTGGCCCCGCCGCACACCGATGACGAACCGTGGACCGACTATGCGACGCGCTGGGCGACCGAGCTGCGCGAGCGCCTGCGACGGGCCCATGACAGCCGCTTGATTCTCGTCACGGACCGTGACGCCTACGTCGAGGCGTCGCGCCCACTGGTGGCGGTCATGCGCGCCAGTGGCTTCGCCGCCGACGCGGCGGTGCAGGCCTGCCGTTTGGTGATGTGGGCGACGGTCGGATTCGTCGCGATCGAGACCGCCGCCAAAGCGCCGCCCACCCGCGCGACCAGACGCGGCCGGTCCGGCAGCAATCCGCACGGCGTGACATCCGAGGACGCCGACGAACTGTTCGCCCTGCAGATTCGGTATGTGATCGACGGCATTGCACGCGATGCACAAGGGAAACAAGGGGATTGAATCGATGACGATTCCGAATCTGCGCGCCGACGACAAGGTCGTCGTCATCACCGGGGCCAGCAAGGGGCTCGGCCGTGCGATGGCTCTCGGGTTCGCCGAGGCGGGCGCCGACATCGTGGTGGCAAGCCGCAAGCTGGAAAGCTGTCAACGGGTGGCCGACGAGGTGCGCGCGACCGGCCGCAGGGCGCTACCCGTCAGCTGCCACGTCGGCGACTGGGAACAGTGCCGGCGCCTGATCGACGACACCGTGGCCGAGTTCGGCCGCATCGACGTCCTGATCAACAACGCGGGCATCGCCCCGGTGCCGCCCACGCTCAAGGACGTCACCGCGGAGCTCTTCGACAAGACACTCGACGTCAACCTGAAGGGCCCGCTGCGGCTGACCGCCCTTGCGGCCGAGCACATGCCGGCCGGGGGCGCGGTGATCAACATCAGCTCGAAGGCGTCGCTCTATCCGAGCCCGGTCACGGTCGTGTACGCGGCGGCCAAGGCCGGACTGAATGTGCTGACCAAGGCGGCGGGGCAGGAGTTCGGGCCGCGCGGCATCCGGGTCAACGCCATCGTGTGCGGCACGTTCCACACCGACAGCCTGCACAAGTCGATGCCGACGGAGGAGGCACGAGAATTCATGGCGTCGAATGTGAGCCTGGGCCGCATCGCATCGGCCGGCGAGATCGTCGGCACTGCGCTGTATTTGGCCAGTGACGCGAGCTCGTACCTCAACGGCGCGCTCATCGAGCTCGACGGCGGCTAGATCACCGGCCGACCTTGGCCCACCGCGGATCGCTGGGCAGCGGACCGTTTTTCAGGGCGTCGCCGATCGCGTCGCGGTAATTGGTGGCCCCGCCCGGCGGTGGTCCGATGACGGTGTCGATGTCGTGCTCGTCGCACACCGCGTCGACCTCCAACGATTCGATCAACGGCCGGGCCAGGCCCGACGGCATGGGCGTGACGAGGCCGACCCACAGGCTGGCGATCGTCGGTGTCAGGAACGGGATCGCGACGATGACGCGTCGGCGCAGGCCGGCCACCTGCGCGTAGACCTGCATCGCGTCGCCGTACTCGAGCACATCCTGGCCGCCGACATCCCACGTGCGCGATGCGGGCACGTCGGCCGTGGCGGCCTCGGCGAGATAGTGCAGCACGTCGTGGATCGCGATCGGCTGGATCTTGTTGTGCACCCACTTCGGCGTCGTCATCGCCGGGAGCCGGTTGGTGAGGTGACGCATCATCTCGAATGACGCTGAGCCGGAACCGATCACGATCCCCGCCTGCAGAACGACCGTCTCGATGCCGGAGTCCAGCAGGATGTCGCCGACCGCGACCCGCGATCGCAGATGCGGCGACAACTCGACTCCCGACGGATGCAGCCCGCCGAGATATACCAGCCGTTTCACGCCTGCGCGTTTGGCCGCGGCGACGACGTTGCGGGCCGACTCCGCCTCCGCAGCGACGAAATCCGCCGAGCTGCCCATCGAGTGCACGAGGTAGTAGACGACGTCGGTGCCGTCGAACGCCGCGGTGAGCGAATCGGGATCGGCGAGGTCGCCGCGGGCGACCTCGACCCGGTCACGCCACGTCACGTCGGCGAGTTTGTCGGGGTTGCGCGCCAACGCCCGCACCGCATGGCCGCGATCGACCAGTCGGGGCACCAACCGGCCACCGATGTAGCCGGTCGCGCCGGTCGCCAGGCAGCGAAGTCGGTCAGCAGACACTCACCCCTGATCGCCGTTCTGGGCGTCGGGCAAACCTAAACGGGGCACCCGGGCGGCGGCGGGACGTCGAACGTGGTGGGAGTTCCCGCAGGGAGGATGTAATCCACCCACAGCACAACGGGGACGGTGCCCAGGTTGCGGCCGTTGTGCGCATGTTCGGGCCCACTGCCCTCGGTGACCGCGGCGCCCGTCGGGTCGACGACTTCGGTGCAGTCGTCCAGGGTGCAGGTCAGGGTGCCCTCACGGACGACGCCGAAGGTCCGCCCTTCGTGGTAGTGCCAACCG
The nucleotide sequence above comes from Mycolicibacterium moriokaense. Encoded proteins:
- a CDS encoding sterol carrier family protein, which produces MATSRRADPARTRAAVSAIAEWLRDESAPAPARAELADAVRLTARTLAAVAPGSSVEVRVPPFVAVQCISGPAHRRGNPPNVVETDPRTWLLLATGLLDVAGAAAGGALQLSGSRADEVAAWLPLVRLDR
- the purF gene encoding amidophosphoribosyltransferase; the encoded protein is MTGPQPDPEPREECGVFGVWAPGEEVAKLTYYGLYALQHRGQEAAGMAVADGSQVLVFKDLGLVSQVFDEQTLAAMEGHVAIGHCRYSTSGSTTWENAQPVFRNTAAGTGVALGHNGNLVNAADLATRAREAGLLETRGGPTATTDSDILGALLAHGAADSTLEQAALELLPTVRGAFCLTFMDETTLYAARDPYGVRPLSLGRLDRGWVVASETAALDIVGASFVRDIEPGELLAIDADGVRSTRFANPEPKGCVFEYVYLARPDSTLAGRSVHAARVDIGRRLAREKPVEADLVIGVPESGTPAAVGYAQESGIPYGQGLMKNAYVGRTFIQPSQTIRQLGIRLKLNPLKEVIRGKRLIVVDDSIVRGNTQRALVRMLREAGAVEVHVRIASPPVKWPCFYGIDFATPAELIANAASTEDDPSEMLEGVRHAIGADTLGYISQRGMIAATEQPASRLCSACFDGKYPIELPGETALGKNVIEHMLATAARTGVPIQAENDNVSALRRP
- a CDS encoding NADPH:quinone oxidoreductase family protein, yielding MRAWQVHGKGEPIDVLKLADVPIPPPGPGQLQVRVAAAGIGLPDVLMARATYPLTPPLPFTPGQELAGVVTAVGDGVDTPIGTRVMSTSGFIEGHGSFAEYTVVAAEQAFPVPNALDDAAAAGFWIPHMTGWLTLVDRGGIAAGDWLAVLGAAGGSGIAAVQLGNALGAKVLAVVGDEQKAQFCRDLGAEAVIVNRGGGLAEELRAATGGRGVDLIYDPVGGETAEQAHGALTRGGRLLAVGFASGRWPAIDTQLLVMTGTSVVGVFAGGYIRDELEAVHAKLSELVTAGRLRCAVTERVAFEELPKALQRLANREVIGKLVLNVP
- a CDS encoding acyl-CoA dehydrogenase family protein, with translation MAWDFETDPEFEQQLAWMREFIDTQIVPLEPILDEKMGGDEWVAIKRHLQDQVKARGLWAAFLDPELGGTGFGQLKLALMSEIIGRSMVSMVVFGVQAPDSGNMELLAHGATEEQKQRWLWPNLRGDITSAFALTEPFLAGADPTVIGTTATLDDDHWIINGHKWFTTNASTADIILVVAETNPEGRPHRHASIFVVPAGTPGMTIVRDIPTMAHPDTEYGRVGNHAEVVFTDCRVPADHLIGAPGEGFQLAQQRLGGGRIHHSMRWLGQAQRSLDIMCERAVSRSSHGRRLGDHQMIQDYIALSHMEIQAARLLTFQTAWKMDKYGAAAVRAELGMIKAHVSKVVLGVLDRTIQVCGALGYSADLPVESWYRTTRFGPIGDGPDELHKSVLARTILRNYEPVQGWPTEHIPSRRPAAEKKWASLCTAAGLA
- a CDS encoding phosphotransferase family protein; translated protein: MSERAALANYLDEALGDRAPLTVTPMPGGGSCEIFAVDRGADRWVLRRAPRHASSSTAHDVLREFRILDAIKDDSVRIARPVLSCDDPTVFGSPFYVMARVDGVPVRKVIPSAWAGAPDAHGQALEQLIDALVEIHSVDWKRCGLRDFAHPGAYLARQVARWLAQLDSYGGRELPAARRIGEWLDSRRPPDQPAVLAHGDYKLDNVLFAPDAPPRVLAVVDWEMASIGDPLVDLAWAMIFHPGPGGTMPLGMAGEPHFAQEHLPDERTLVARYAERSGRDVSEYGWYEVFSRWKLAIVLEGSYAKFMRGESDKSVHKMFGAQADLLLEGAAALIDREDT
- a CDS encoding SDR family NAD(P)-dependent oxidoreductase, with product MTRGRTRGNAAPVLSLAGRSALVTGGGTGIGKACATALAEAGAAVVICGPDLAVLDAAAEQMPGDVRSVVADVTDEAQVQAAVEAACVDGALDIAVANAGVPMPGSVLHITDEHWMGPVGVNVLGTAHTIKHAARRMVDRGGSIVAISSIASLRPASFMATYNVTKAAVDELVRTCAAELGRFGIRVNGVRPGWVATETVATTTTSENMAIVREGTPLAGLSDHDGLGRPEDVARAVVYFASDYSGWITGQLLGVCGGSSLPPPSGDFSYVARMLFPDDMARDFGEVS
- a CDS encoding TetR/AcrR family transcriptional regulator is translated as MPKANDFELEADEIIAAAVEIFLEQGLDAVSMRSVAARLGVSPAPLYSRVGNKDALVDAIADHLLSELAPPHTDDEPWTDYATRWATELRERLRRAHDSRLILVTDRDAYVEASRPLVAVMRASGFAADAAVQACRLVMWATVGFVAIETAAKAPPTRATRRGRSGSNPHGVTSEDADELFALQIRYVIDGIARDAQGKQGD
- a CDS encoding SDR family NAD(P)-dependent oxidoreductase codes for the protein MTIPNLRADDKVVVITGASKGLGRAMALGFAEAGADIVVASRKLESCQRVADEVRATGRRALPVSCHVGDWEQCRRLIDDTVAEFGRIDVLINNAGIAPVPPTLKDVTAELFDKTLDVNLKGPLRLTALAAEHMPAGGAVINISSKASLYPSPVTVVYAAAKAGLNVLTKAAGQEFGPRGIRVNAIVCGTFHTDSLHKSMPTEEAREFMASNVSLGRIASAGEIVGTALYLASDASSYLNGALIELDGG
- a CDS encoding NAD(P)H-binding protein, producing MSADRLRCLATGATGYIGGRLVPRLVDRGHAVRALARNPDKLADVTWRDRVEVARGDLADPDSLTAAFDGTDVVYYLVHSMGSSADFVAAEAESARNVVAAAKRAGVKRLVYLGGLHPSGVELSPHLRSRVAVGDILLDSGIETVVLQAGIVIGSGSASFEMMRHLTNRLPAMTTPKWVHNKIQPIAIHDVLHYLAEAATADVPASRTWDVGGQDVLEYGDAMQVYAQVAGLRRRVIVAIPFLTPTIASLWVGLVTPMPSGLARPLIESLEVDAVCDEHDIDTVIGPPPGGATNYRDAIGDALKNGPLPSDPRWAKVGR
- a CDS encoding cupin domain-containing protein, with protein sequence MKLLRWFAPALPVALTAASAVLAPTSAVATAPVNVDAVVINQSTVDGVDYITKRITIQPGGSTGWHYHEGRTFGVVREGTLTCTLDDCTEVVDPTGAAVTEGSGPEHAHNGRNLGTVPVVLWVDYILPAGTPTTFDVPPPPGCPV